A single Pedobacter sp. PACM 27299 DNA region contains:
- a CDS encoding TonB-dependent receptor produces MIKRVLLLSLLVLPIGVFAQSVVKGQVTNQKGTPVSNIIITLQGKNKTSQTDLTGFYAFNGLDSGKYKLTASGVGYQPVSKSLVLNGNEEQIVNFSILSDAGDLNEVIVTASRTAETLKDVPSSVKILNSKQIEMQRGISTDLNQILTYNIPALTLGTNTVVNKGQTLRGRNALVMIDGIPQSTPLRNGERDFRSIDPFVIDKIEVIEGSTAIYGNGADGGIINYITKKADTSKKFSSLSELSSTGSLVSPRHSFGTRFSQLFTGKVNKLDYVLSGTYEHTGVNKDADGKVVSPFQSLSETNSKNIYAKLGYNINPKNRIEVMYNYYHTLQNSSYVDSAGIYGERPITGKPGTPIGDKQGTPYNHNAYIQYTNSEIFKGTSLNVNLYLQDFYSIFEYSDFYKPAGNSAIASRKKGARFNFNTQYHIVDQVKGDVTYGLDVLNDITKQNLTDGREFVPEMNMKNFAPYAQLRTFLFENLVFKAGARYENITLGVPDYTTIPFGNYKGGVAVKGADLSYHTLVYNAGLRYSKWNLFNPFVSFSQSFSLYDLGRTLRLSAVDDVSKIETKAIITNNYEVGFSSSWKQLNVTAAYYVSTSALGSSLKDVNGVAVPERAPERVTGFEATANYTFLPNLSMSVGYSHLEGTKEVNGKKLPLPTTRIGPDKFTSSVSYSPLKAWDLSVFWIYSGSRKEFLPDAKGNYALGEGPVNSFNFFNLYTAYHFTPKATLKLGIDNVLNADYYPILSQGKVRTESYIKANGARYNLTMAYAF; encoded by the coding sequence ATGATAAAAAGAGTTTTACTACTGAGCCTATTGGTTTTGCCAATCGGTGTTTTTGCACAAAGCGTGGTTAAAGGACAAGTGACGAACCAAAAAGGTACGCCAGTTTCCAACATAATTATAACCCTTCAGGGGAAAAATAAAACCAGTCAGACAGACCTGACTGGTTTTTATGCATTTAATGGTTTAGACAGTGGAAAGTATAAATTAACTGCTTCCGGTGTCGGCTATCAGCCAGTCTCTAAATCTTTAGTGTTGAATGGTAATGAGGAGCAGATCGTTAATTTTTCCATCTTAAGCGATGCCGGCGATCTGAATGAGGTGATCGTAACCGCCTCCAGAACTGCAGAAACTTTAAAAGATGTGCCCTCTTCTGTAAAGATCTTAAACTCAAAACAGATCGAGATGCAAAGAGGAATCTCTACCGATCTGAACCAGATTTTAACCTATAATATTCCCGCATTAACCTTAGGGACCAATACCGTGGTGAACAAAGGGCAAACGCTAAGAGGTAGAAATGCCTTAGTGATGATCGATGGGATTCCACAATCCACACCGCTTAGAAATGGGGAGCGCGATTTCAGAAGTATCGATCCTTTTGTGATCGATAAGATAGAGGTGATTGAAGGTTCTACCGCCATTTATGGCAACGGTGCTGACGGCGGGATCATTAACTATATCACCAAAAAGGCTGATACCAGTAAAAAATTCAGCTCCCTTTCGGAACTTTCTTCGACAGGTTCCTTGGTCAGTCCAAGACATTCTTTTGGCACCCGTTTCTCGCAGTTATTTACGGGAAAAGTCAACAAATTAGACTATGTGCTGAGCGGAACCTATGAGCATACTGGAGTCAATAAAGACGCGGATGGAAAAGTGGTTTCTCCTTTTCAGTCGCTAAGTGAAACCAATAGTAAGAATATTTATGCCAAATTAGGCTATAACATCAACCCGAAGAACCGCATCGAGGTGATGTATAATTATTACCATACGCTGCAAAATAGTAGCTATGTGGATTCTGCGGGTATTTATGGTGAGCGCCCGATTACCGGAAAACCAGGTACACCCATTGGTGATAAACAAGGTACTCCTTACAACCACAATGCCTATATTCAGTACACCAATTCCGAAATTTTTAAAGGTACTTCCCTGAATGTGAACCTATACCTGCAGGATTTCTACTCTATTTTTGAGTACTCTGATTTTTATAAGCCAGCAGGAAATTCGGCAATCGCCTCCAGGAAAAAAGGGGCAAGGTTTAATTTCAATACCCAATACCATATCGTAGATCAGGTAAAAGGGGATGTGACTTATGGTTTAGATGTGTTGAACGACATCACCAAGCAAAACCTAACCGATGGGAGGGAGTTTGTGCCGGAGATGAACATGAAAAATTTTGCGCCTTATGCGCAGCTGCGGACTTTCCTATTCGAAAACCTCGTATTTAAAGCAGGAGCACGCTATGAAAATATCACACTCGGTGTACCTGATTATACCACCATTCCATTCGGAAATTATAAAGGTGGTGTAGCGGTTAAAGGAGCCGATTTAAGTTACCATACTTTAGTGTATAATGCAGGACTGAGATATAGTAAATGGAATTTGTTTAATCCTTTTGTGAGTTTCTCTCAAAGTTTTTCTCTGTACGACCTGGGCAGAACACTTCGCCTAAGTGCAGTGGATGATGTGAGCAAAATTGAAACAAAAGCGATCATCACCAATAATTATGAGGTAGGTTTTAGCAGCAGCTGGAAGCAACTAAATGTAACTGCTGCTTATTATGTGAGCACTTCCGCTTTAGGCTCCAGCTTAAAAGATGTGAACGGTGTGGCTGTTCCTGAAAGGGCACCAGAACGGGTAACAGGCTTTGAAGCTACTGCAAACTATACCTTCCTGCCAAACCTTTCTATGTCTGTGGGTTATTCTCATTTGGAGGGTACAAAGGAAGTAAATGGTAAGAAATTACCCTTACCTACCACTAGAATAGGTCCTGATAAATTTACCAGCAGTGTCAGCTATTCGCCTTTAAAAGCATGGGACCTGAGTGTGTTCTGGATCTACTCCGGTTCAAGAAAAGAATTTTTACCGGATGCCAAAGGGAATTATGCGCTTGGTGAAGGACCAGTAAATTCATTCAATTTCTTCAACCTATATACCGCTTATCATTTTACACCTAAAGCGACGCTGAAATTGGGAATTGATAATGTGTTGAACGCAGATTATTATCCGATATTGTCGCAAGGGAAGGTGCGTACAGAATCTTATATCAAAGCGAATGGCGCACGCTATAACCTAACCATGGCTTATGCTTTTTAA
- a CDS encoding PepSY-associated TM helix domain-containing protein — MLFKRFAAFIHLWGGLLIGSLIVVISITGCITVFSEELFAIFHKELVSVKSAGKPPLSLSVLTEKAAAVLPEGNKISKIEIPAGEKSYVFIAQEAKKKAKGLTYFDQVKYFKKVYVNPYTGAVLGQLDMKYEFFNMVLQLHRYLLLKKDIGSLITGITVLIFLLMLISGVVIWLPKKFKNVSKKLKIDFKGKFKKLNHQLHTVLGMYVLPVALVIVFTGLSWSFKWWESGMLKAMGGNKRVLLANVQPTPAAVPLHGAALDQAFFALQQHASGNYEMIGFTIPAETKKSASGYITMHDSGDAWLGMSYFSIDHNSGAIFDQIIHKDKGTAMKWRNSNEAIHTGKIYGWPTQALAFFASLICATLPVSGFLIWLRKRKKQKVRVST; from the coding sequence ATGCTTTTTAAACGTTTCGCCGCTTTTATACACCTTTGGGGAGGTTTGTTAATCGGTTCCCTGATTGTGGTGATTTCGATCACCGGCTGTATCACCGTGTTCAGTGAGGAGTTGTTTGCTATTTTTCACAAGGAGTTGGTTTCGGTAAAATCAGCAGGTAAACCGCCTTTAAGCTTGTCAGTGCTTACAGAAAAAGCAGCTGCGGTATTGCCTGAAGGAAATAAGATCAGTAAAATCGAAATTCCAGCAGGAGAGAAAAGTTATGTGTTCATCGCACAGGAAGCGAAAAAGAAGGCGAAAGGCCTGACGTATTTTGACCAGGTCAAATATTTTAAAAAGGTATACGTAAATCCTTATACGGGTGCTGTACTCGGACAGCTGGACATGAAGTATGAGTTTTTTAATATGGTGTTACAGCTGCACAGATATCTGCTGCTGAAGAAGGATATTGGCAGCCTGATTACCGGAATTACCGTACTGATATTTCTGCTGATGCTGATCAGCGGTGTGGTCATCTGGCTTCCTAAAAAGTTCAAAAACGTAAGTAAAAAGCTGAAAATCGACTTTAAAGGTAAGTTCAAAAAGCTGAACCATCAGCTGCATACAGTTTTAGGGATGTATGTACTGCCTGTTGCGCTGGTCATTGTTTTTACCGGACTCAGCTGGTCATTTAAATGGTGGGAGTCTGGGATGCTGAAAGCGATGGGTGGCAACAAACGGGTGCTTCTGGCCAATGTACAGCCTACACCAGCTGCGGTACCATTACATGGCGCAGCATTAGATCAGGCTTTTTTTGCTTTGCAGCAACACGCGAGTGGGAATTATGAAATGATTGGTTTCACCATTCCTGCAGAAACAAAAAAATCTGCCTCCGGGTATATTACCATGCACGATAGCGGGGATGCCTGGCTGGGCATGAGCTATTTCTCTATCGACCACAATTCCGGAGCAATCTTTGACCAGATCATCCATAAAGATAAAGGTACGGCCATGAAATGGCGGAACTCTAACGAAGCAATTCATACCGGGAAAATATACGGCTGGCCAACGCAAGCGCTCGCGTTTTTTGCCAGCCTGATCTGTGCGACTTTGCCGGTAAGCGGGTTTTTAATCTGGCTTCGGAAAAGGAAAAAACAAAAGGTTCGGGTATCAACTTGA
- a CDS encoding DUF6266 family protein — MATFKNGYWYGKLGKTTTYPLNGVLVTRLIGKSTKPPTELQKAVRLRTKLVSALLFPVKEFIEVGYEREARRLKLVPQNPAFSYNWKHAVIGKFPKLKIDFTKLRLSYGNMPPPVNLEVVASDKGLVFNWGPQEGVMGTHWSDQVMLLAYFPKLRKSAYMTAGASRYKGTDLLLVFDIEHGQFAETYIAFVSNDRKSISDSVYVGKVRW, encoded by the coding sequence ATGGCAACATTTAAAAACGGTTACTGGTATGGTAAGCTAGGAAAAACGACCACTTACCCATTAAACGGCGTATTAGTTACACGGTTGATTGGTAAATCGACTAAACCTCCCACTGAATTGCAGAAAGCAGTTCGATTACGGACAAAATTGGTCTCCGCATTGCTCTTTCCGGTTAAGGAATTTATCGAGGTGGGCTATGAACGCGAGGCTCGGCGATTGAAGCTGGTCCCTCAAAATCCTGCTTTTTCTTATAACTGGAAGCATGCTGTTATTGGAAAGTTTCCGAAGTTGAAAATAGATTTTACAAAGCTGCGTCTTAGCTATGGCAATATGCCGCCACCGGTAAACCTGGAAGTTGTTGCCTCAGACAAAGGACTGGTCTTTAATTGGGGACCACAAGAAGGAGTGATGGGTACGCATTGGTCAGATCAGGTGATGTTGCTGGCCTATTTTCCGAAATTGAGAAAGTCTGCTTATATGACTGCTGGGGCTTCCCGTTATAAAGGGACAGATCTTCTGCTGGTATTTGATATTGAACATGGCCAGTTTGCCGAAACTTATATCGCCTTTGTTTCTAATGATAGAAAAAGCATTTCTGACAGTGTGTATGTCGGTAAAGTTCGCTGGTGA
- a CDS encoding helix-turn-helix domain-containing protein — protein sequence MKEELMILKILRQLLKVQTDQLLALLKMLPADLPVKEEEIWLHTNEVMLIFQKTRKTIYNWRKSGHLRFRVNGGTCYYLKKDVYAIMKEEPGG from the coding sequence ATGAAAGAGGAATTAATGATTTTGAAAATACTGCGCCAGCTTTTGAAAGTACAGACCGATCAATTGCTTGCTTTATTGAAAATGCTGCCTGCGGATCTTCCAGTAAAAGAAGAAGAGATCTGGCTGCATACCAATGAGGTGATGCTGATCTTTCAGAAAACCCGGAAAACAATTTATAACTGGCGAAAATCAGGACACCTCAGGTTTAGGGTCAATGGTGGTACTTGCTATTATTTGAAGAAAGATGTATATGCCATCATGAAAGAAGAGCCTGGAGGCTGA
- a CDS encoding DUF6266 family protein: MGTYKPGAFGPFNGRIGDVVAARWKEINVVKNRPAKSSKPATATQLDQRSRFGLVTGFAGKVAEMIAVGFRQMSGNFTPTNVLTKAMMKNAIIGTYPDYKLDYANISLSKDGNLDLGKNLTVQVLPGQTVQVSWVLDTMPGKLPEVTDKAYILLYNSDKHKVIKSWDGLVRGDTPITMYVPGAFVGDEVHCWLFFASVKSKEVSPTAYLGVVTILA; encoded by the coding sequence ATGGGAACCTATAAACCAGGTGCTTTTGGCCCCTTCAATGGGAGAATCGGCGATGTAGTCGCTGCAAGATGGAAGGAAATCAATGTCGTAAAAAATCGTCCGGCAAAATCGAGCAAGCCGGCAACAGCAACGCAGCTGGACCAGCGTTCAAGGTTTGGTCTGGTGACAGGCTTCGCAGGGAAAGTAGCCGAGATGATCGCTGTTGGATTTAGACAGATGAGCGGGAATTTTACCCCAACAAATGTGCTGACAAAGGCGATGATGAAAAATGCCATCATTGGCACTTATCCGGATTACAAACTGGATTACGCCAATATCAGTCTGAGTAAAGATGGAAATCTTGATCTGGGCAAAAATTTAACTGTTCAGGTGCTTCCGGGACAAACTGTTCAGGTGAGCTGGGTGCTGGATACGATGCCAGGCAAATTGCCGGAAGTGACAGACAAAGCCTATATCCTGCTTTACAATTCGGATAAGCATAAGGTCATTAAATCATGGGATGGCTTAGTGAGAGGTGATACGCCGATTACGATGTATGTACCGGGTGCTTTTGTTGGCGATGAAGTGCATTGCTGGCTATTTTTTGCCTCGGTAAAAAGCAAAGAAGTTTCTCCTACAGCCTACCTGGGCGTAGTGACGATTCTGGCCTAA
- a CDS encoding peptidoglycan-binding protein has protein sequence MASSTLFSALLWLAFIGSYWLPDRPLLKSFRHNGLKEQQDDFKYRLLLVKIAKGELGLREKTGRNDGKRIGEFLITVGLKKPEPWCAAFISWVFAEAGFDQPRSGWSPDLFPVSRLARSALPGNVIGIYFPEKKRIAHVGLIEKEDGDWLISLEGNTNLTGSMEGDGVYRKRRHRKSIDKISDWVSKGRRTP, from the coding sequence ATGGCATCAAGTACTCTTTTTTCAGCTCTCCTTTGGCTTGCTTTTATTGGCAGCTACTGGCTGCCTGATCGCCCTTTGTTAAAATCTTTCAGGCATAATGGGCTTAAGGAACAGCAAGATGACTTTAAGTACCGCTTATTGCTGGTGAAAATCGCAAAGGGGGAATTGGGCTTAAGGGAAAAAACCGGTCGCAATGACGGGAAAAGAATTGGGGAGTTTTTAATCACGGTTGGCTTAAAGAAGCCTGAGCCCTGGTGTGCCGCTTTTATCAGCTGGGTATTTGCCGAAGCAGGTTTTGACCAGCCGAGGTCGGGATGGTCGCCAGACTTGTTTCCGGTTTCGCGATTGGCGAGGTCGGCATTGCCGGGAAATGTGATTGGAATTTATTTTCCGGAGAAGAAACGGATCGCTCATGTTGGATTGATCGAAAAGGAGGATGGTGATTGGTTGATTTCCTTAGAAGGCAATACCAATCTCACAGGAAGCATGGAGGGAGATGGGGTTTATCGGAAACGGAGACATCGGAAATCAATTGATAAGATTTCGGATTGGGTCAGTAAGGGGAGGAGGACGCCATGA
- a CDS encoding DUF6266 family protein, translating to MAILKKGIYSEISGTLGDFVYSSRKGRTVVSAKPDPLAPKKPATVAQQAQREKFKLITQLLKPFGPVLDAGFKQYKAKIGTTAKAFKENYSTLLSGVYPNLIINYKDLRLSAGNASTLHDLKIEDQGGGLYALSWKYCADAHRRDDQLVLVLYEEGQNRVVFTMDLANVGRQQAEFEVCSSPGCKVHVYVFTLGQSKGGNSESRYLGLVA from the coding sequence ATGGCAATTCTGAAAAAAGGAATTTATAGCGAGATATCCGGAACACTCGGAGATTTTGTGTATTCTTCTCGAAAAGGGAGAACAGTGGTTAGCGCTAAGCCTGATCCTTTGGCTCCAAAAAAGCCTGCTACAGTAGCTCAGCAGGCTCAGCGGGAGAAATTTAAATTGATTACCCAGTTGCTGAAACCGTTTGGACCTGTTCTGGATGCAGGTTTTAAGCAGTATAAAGCTAAAATTGGCACAACAGCCAAAGCATTTAAGGAGAACTACAGTACCCTACTCAGCGGTGTTTATCCAAATCTAATCATCAACTACAAAGATTTACGGTTAAGTGCAGGAAATGCTTCCACTTTACATGATTTGAAAATAGAAGATCAGGGTGGAGGGCTTTATGCGCTCAGCTGGAAGTACTGCGCTGATGCACATAGGCGGGACGATCAGCTGGTGCTGGTGCTTTATGAAGAAGGGCAGAATAGGGTGGTTTTTACAATGGACTTGGCGAATGTTGGTCGGCAGCAAGCAGAATTTGAGGTCTGCAGCAGTCCTGGATGCAAGGTGCATGTCTATGTATTTACGCTGGGACAAAGCAAAGGAGGTAATTCTGAAAGTCGGTATTTGGGGCTGGTAGCCTAA
- a CDS encoding Rpn family recombination-promoting nuclease/putative transposase translates to MALQNTLEITRFLKRFFFDIACTTDDGEHFIIEMQQEKPKYFRDRCVFYLSRSINEQIVNGKRWQEPLGSVYIISLLDFKLADSEPESYLQDIALMNKQTGKLFYIKLGFKSIELPCFNKKEEELDTDLDKWLYIIKNMGKLTQLPVSFQEGVFFRVFQQAELNKMSKAEREIYNSNWKAYNDYENTIEYAAFTGAIKKSISIAKNMIQEHIPIDIICKTTGLPIAELENL, encoded by the coding sequence ATGGCGCTACAGAATACGCTGGAAATCACCAGATTTTTAAAAAGGTTTTTTTTTGATATTGCATGTACAACTGACGATGGGGAGCATTTCATCATCGAGATGCAACAGGAAAAGCCAAAGTATTTCAGAGATAGATGTGTGTTTTACTTATCAAGATCGATCAACGAACAAATCGTAAATGGCAAACGCTGGCAAGAGCCGCTAGGATCGGTATATATCATCTCACTGCTTGACTTTAAGCTAGCAGATAGCGAACCGGAATCCTATCTGCAAGACATTGCCCTAATGAACAAGCAGACTGGAAAGCTATTCTATATTAAGCTTGGATTTAAATCCATTGAATTACCCTGCTTTAATAAGAAGGAAGAAGAATTAGATACAGATTTAGATAAATGGTTATATATAATTAAAAACATGGGTAAACTAACACAATTACCGGTCAGCTTCCAGGAAGGAGTTTTCTTTAGGGTTTTTCAACAGGCAGAACTGAACAAAATGTCAAAAGCAGAACGCGAGATTTATAACTCCAATTGGAAAGCATACAATGACTATGAAAATACCATAGAATATGCGGCATTTACAGGCGCAATCAAGAAAAGCATCAGCATTGCAAAAAACATGATTCAAGAACACATTCCTATAGACATCATTTGCAAAACAACGGGTCTTCCAATTGCAGAACTTGAAAACCTATAA